ACTCAGCTCTTAGAGCTATTTTACGTCAAGACCCAGATGTAATACTAATAGGGGAAATGAGAGACCCTGAGACTGTGTCAATAGCATTAACTGCCGCAGAAACAGGACATCTAGTATTTTCAACACTACATACAGTTGGTGCTGCTAAGACAATAGATAGAATAGTGGACATGTTCCAGCCAGCTCAACAGCAACAAATAAAAACTCAATTGTCTACAGTTTGTGAAGGGGTAGTATCACAACAATTGCTTCCTACATCAGATGGGAAGGGTAGGATAGCTGCAATTGAATTGATGTTTGCAACACCAGCAATAAAAAACCTAATAAGAGAAGGAAAAACATATCAAATTCCAAATATGATACAAACTGGAGTTAAAGCAGGTATGAAAACTATGGATCAAGATTTAATGGAACTTTATAAAAGTGGAAAGATTACAAAAGATATGGCACTTAGTAGATGTACCGACCAAGAATTTATGACTAGAATGATAGGTGGAGTAAGTTATAATGGAAATTATAGTCGTTAATTTATATGTATTTGTAGTTGGGTTAGTATTTGGAAGTTTCTTTAATGTTTGTATTTTTAGAATTCCAGAAGGTATATCTATCTCTAAACCTCCATCACATTGTATGAGTTGCAATACTAGACTAAAACCTATAGACTTAATACCAGTCTTTAGCTATTTAATGAGTGGTAGAAAATGTAGATATTGTGGTGAGAAAATTTCTAGCAGATATGCTATAGTAGAGTTAATTACAGGAATTTTATTTTTAACAGTATTTATAGTTTATGGAATATCTATATCGACTATTTATTATTTGGTTCTTATATCTTTATTAATTGTAATAACGTTTATAGATATTGACCACTTTATAATACCAGATAGGATACTAGTTTTTGGAGCTATTTTTGCTATAATTTTTAATCTCCTACTAAAAGAAGTTTCAATTAAAGATTCTATTATAGGTGCTTTTGTATGTGGAGGAAGTGTTTGGCTTATAGTAGCTCTAATTGAATTTATAATAAAAAAAGAGTGCATGGGTGGAGGAGATATTAAACTATTTGCAATGCTAGGTTTATATATGGGTACTAAAAATGGTCTTTTAACAGCTTTACTGAGTGTTTATGTAGGAGCAGTATATGGAATTTGTGTGATAGTTTTGAGTAAGATAAAGGGAAAGAAATACAATTCTGTTATACCTTATGGGCCATTTATATCAATTGGAGCATTAATAACAATTTTATTTGGAAGGCAATTGCTTGAATTTTACTTTTCTATACTTATGTAGATGATGGTCAAATTTAATGTAATTTTTATAAAAGTGAATTAAAGTAATCAATAAGGACAATATTATTATTAACCCTACTACAGAGTACTGTAGACTATGGAGTATATAATAATAATTTCCTTATTTTTTGCATATTTGATAAATAAATCCCTATATATTTTGTGTGATGGGGTAAAGAAAAATTTGTATAATATGCTTTTTATTTACATAATAACTGTAGTTTTATCTGTATTAATATATCTAAAATTTGGGATTAGTGCAGAATGTGTACAATATATAGTATTAATTCCATTTTTAATAATTATATCTATTATAGATTACTACACAATATATGTATATGATATAACAATAGTTAGTGGTATAATAGTTCAAGGTGTAATTTTTTTAATTTTTTGCAATATAGTGCAAATTGACTATATAAGTCATATATTTGGACTGGCAATAGGCTTTATTATACCTTATATTATTGCTAAATTTACAAAAGGATTAGGCTATGGAGATGTAGGTCTCTATAGCTTATGTTGCTTTGCATTGGGAAATAATTATGGATTTTATGTGATAGTTTTATCATTTATTTTATCATTTTTGTTTTTTGTAATTTTATATGGAATTAAAATTTTTAAAAATATAAATATAAAAAAACAAATTCCTTTTACACCATTTATTTCTTTAGCAACAATTATAATAATATTTACAGAGTATAATATATTTGATTTTTATTATAGTTTGTTATATAAATTTCTATAACAGGAGGTAAAAAATGTACGTAGTAGTAGGGTTAGGAAATCCAGGAAAAAAATACGAAAAGACTAGACATAACGTTGGATTTGATGTCATAGATATTCTTGCAAAAGAATACAGCATTAGTGTTACTAAAATAAAACATAAAGCCTTAATTGGTGAAGGTAGAGTAGGTACTGAAAAAGTACTACTAGTAAAACCACAAACTTATATGAATTTAAGTGGAGAAACATTAATAGATATATATAAATATTATAAGGTAGACTTAAATAATATAGTAGTAGTGTATGATGATATAGATTTAGATGTTGGAAAGATACGCATAAGAAAA
This sequence is a window from Clostridioides difficile. Protein-coding genes within it:
- the pth gene encoding aminoacyl-tRNA hydrolase; protein product: MYVVVGLGNPGKKYEKTRHNVGFDVIDILAKEYSISVTKIKHKALIGEGRVGTEKVLLVKPQTYMNLSGETLIDIYKYYKVDLNNIVVVYDDIDLDVGKIRIRKKGSGGTHNGMKSITKCLGSNDFPRVRVGVSKPEIGQDLADFVLSRFRKEESDYINEALEKAACAVDSIIRENIDMSMNKYNG
- a CDS encoding prepilin peptidase yields the protein MLFIYIITVVLSVLIYLKFGISAECVQYIVLIPFLIIISIIDYYTIYVYDITIVSGIIVQGVIFLIFCNIVQIDYISHIFGLAIGFIIPYIIAKFTKGLGYGDVGLYSLCCFALGNNYGFYVIVLSFILSFLFFVILYGIKIFKNINIKKQIPFTPFISLATIIIIFTEYNIFDFYYSLLYKFL
- a CDS encoding prepilin peptidase, whose protein sequence is MEIIVVNLYVFVVGLVFGSFFNVCIFRIPEGISISKPPSHCMSCNTRLKPIDLIPVFSYLMSGRKCRYCGEKISSRYAIVELITGILFLTVFIVYGISISTIYYLVLISLLIVITFIDIDHFIIPDRILVFGAIFAIIFNLLLKEVSIKDSIIGAFVCGGSVWLIVALIEFIIKKECMGGGDIKLFAMLGLYMGTKNGLLTALLSVYVGAVYGICVIVLSKIKGKKYNSVIPYGPFISIGALITILFGRQLLEFYFSILM